Proteins encoded by one window of Paenibacillus urinalis:
- a CDS encoding CoA-binding protein, which yields MTFTNPSREEIKEILASAGNIAVVGLSDKPDRTSYMVSQAMQSRGYRIIPVNPGADTILGEKSYPDLKSVPEPVDIVNVFRRSEYCADVAREAAEIGAKVLWLQLGIVNEEAAQIGEEHGMIVIMDRCIKVEDSILQPRTI from the coding sequence ATGACTTTTACTAATCCTTCACGTGAAGAGATCAAAGAAATTTTGGCTTCTGCTGGCAATATCGCGGTCGTTGGCTTGTCTGACAAACCGGACCGCACCTCTTATATGGTGTCGCAGGCGATGCAATCCAGAGGTTATCGAATCATACCCGTAAATCCTGGAGCGGATACCATCTTGGGAGAGAAAAGCTACCCTGATTTGAAGAGTGTTCCTGAGCCTGTCGATATCGTCAATGTGTTCCGCCGCAGTGAATACTGTGCGGATGTGGCAAGAGAGGCGGCAGAGATCGGGGCCAAGGTATTGTGGCTGCAATTAGGCATTGTTAACGAAGAAGCAGCGCAGATCGGCGAAGAGCATGGAATGATAGTGATTATGGACCGCTGCATTAAAGTAGAGGATTCCATTCTGCAGCCCAGAACTATATAA
- a CDS encoding glucose PTS transporter subunit IIA: MNWLGSLQQLGRAVMLPTMVLPAAAILLSIGSLPWESWGFESISGIATVAGQSLFYFLPYLFAVGVALGLSNQAGQAGLAALAGMIIYDQVVSHFGNGAVQPASLIGIILGAIAGFTHNRFKSIKLPEILQFFGGSRFVLLIVGLFSALFSCIMLGLAPLLQQLLDLIASMEYSLGGFGLFLYGILYRVLVAFGLHHLLNNVFWFQLGSYETPEGQIMTGDLPRFFAGDPSAGYFMSGLFPIMMFAIPAIAFAIIQEAREDLKPKIHKTFMTSALVCFLTGVSEQIEFAFLFAAPYLFFVHAVLSGLALWISYVLEIRHGFSYSAGVIDYILNFHLSENALLLIPIGIIYGLVYYFLFRWAIRRFQIPTPGREEGSVLEDWAGSIPYQAPLIVEALGGKANIVQVEACITRLRLTVHNDRLIDSSAMKALGSAGLIKLGAGNVQVVFGTYSELIREEIAKLLERDLPQVLFSSPVQGKMLPIEEVPDKIFAGKLVGDGVAFEPENGELLSPVYGTVMHLYPTMHAIGIQTPEGLEVLLHIGIDTSQLKGNFEAVVSEGDTVEPGQLLIRFNYAALLKEAPSLVTPMVITNPDRVKSWSYAPFKHVRKGQASVMSVVLYEDRNVGGVEA; encoded by the coding sequence ATGAATTGGCTCGGTTCCTTGCAGCAGCTTGGAAGAGCTGTCATGCTTCCGACGATGGTACTGCCTGCAGCGGCGATTCTGCTAAGCATAGGCAGTCTTCCTTGGGAATCATGGGGATTTGAAAGTATAAGCGGTATAGCTACCGTCGCAGGACAGAGCCTGTTTTATTTTTTACCTTATCTGTTTGCTGTCGGTGTCGCGCTCGGACTGTCCAATCAGGCGGGTCAAGCAGGACTTGCAGCACTTGCAGGCATGATTATTTATGACCAAGTCGTAAGCCATTTCGGTAACGGGGCTGTTCAGCCCGCATCTCTGATCGGAATTATACTCGGCGCAATCGCCGGGTTTACTCATAACCGTTTCAAAAGCATCAAACTACCGGAAATATTGCAGTTTTTTGGTGGATCCCGATTTGTTCTACTGATTGTGGGATTGTTCTCCGCCTTGTTCTCCTGCATTATGCTCGGCTTAGCTCCTCTATTGCAGCAGCTGTTGGATTTGATTGCTTCCATGGAATACAGCCTCGGCGGTTTCGGGCTGTTCTTGTACGGTATTCTCTATCGGGTGCTTGTCGCATTCGGGCTGCATCATCTGCTTAATAATGTGTTCTGGTTTCAGCTGGGGTCATACGAGACACCGGAAGGACAGATTATGACTGGAGATTTGCCGCGGTTTTTTGCCGGGGATCCTTCAGCAGGCTATTTTATGTCGGGATTGTTCCCGATAATGATGTTCGCCATTCCTGCTATTGCATTTGCCATTATTCAGGAAGCACGGGAAGATTTGAAGCCCAAGATACATAAGACCTTCATGACTTCTGCGCTCGTTTGTTTTCTAACAGGGGTGTCGGAGCAGATCGAGTTTGCCTTTTTGTTTGCAGCTCCCTATCTGTTTTTTGTACACGCCGTTCTGTCAGGGCTCGCCTTATGGATCAGCTATGTACTTGAAATAAGACATGGGTTTTCTTATTCGGCAGGTGTTATTGATTACATACTGAATTTCCATTTGTCTGAAAATGCACTCTTATTGATTCCAATCGGGATCATATATGGCCTGGTATATTACTTTTTATTCCGGTGGGCCATCCGCAGATTCCAGATCCCGACCCCGGGACGCGAGGAAGGCTCTGTGCTTGAGGACTGGGCAGGCAGTATACCATATCAAGCACCGCTTATTGTGGAGGCGCTTGGAGGGAAGGCCAATATTGTTCAGGTTGAGGCATGTATTACACGACTTCGGCTGACTGTGCATAATGACCGTCTTATCGACAGCAGCGCGATGAAGGCACTTGGCTCAGCCGGTCTTATTAAGCTCGGCGCAGGCAACGTGCAGGTCGTCTTCGGCACCTACTCTGAGTTAATTCGTGAAGAAATTGCCAAGCTGCTGGAGCGTGATTTGCCGCAAGTGCTGTTTAGCAGTCCTGTACAAGGGAAGATGCTCCCCATTGAAGAGGTGCCTGACAAAATATTTGCAGGCAAGCTGGTAGGGGACGGTGTCGCTTTTGAGCCGGAGAATGGAGAATTGCTGTCACCGGTGTACGGGACGGTCATGCATTTATATCCGACTATGCATGCAATTGGAATTCAAACCCCGGAGGGACTTGAGGTTCTGCTTCATATCGGCATTGATACCTCACAGCTTAAGGGGAATTTTGAAGCTGTTGTCAGCGAAGGAGATACGGTAGAGCCAGGTCAGCTGCTCATTCGCTTTAACTATGCTGCCTTACTCAAGGAAGCGCCGTCTCTCGTTACTCCGATGGTCATTACCAACCCGGATCGTGTGAAGTCATGGAGTTATGCACCGTTTAAGCACGTTAGAAAAGGCCAGGCATCTGTCATGTCGGTCGTACTATATGAAGATAGGAACGTTGGAGGGGTAGAAGCATGA